TGTCACTGAGTATTTAGCACCGACCAATGTTGTACTCCATATGTTGTTCTCCCTACCAATGTGGGAATGTGATTGACGTTAGGTTCCGCAGCAACACTACACAACAAACtgttaagtattttttaacaGTTCCGGATAAGAAAATACAACGAATAGCAATCTAAATGCAGTTAAACGGAAACGTAAAGACATAAAAAGCCCCCGAAAATCTGGAGTATGCTGGGATCGATCCCACTACCTCTCGAATTGCGCCTACAGTTTCCCAAGGAAAGAGCAAAGTAAGCCCAAAGTAAGCCCTAACCAGCCAATCGGTGCGCGCTTCATGTCCGCCTGAGCCAATCACATTCCGAGTTGGTGGCTTACTTTGGCTTACTTTTGACCAATCTCCTTCCaccatcttattttttttcccaaataagCCAATTTTATGCCTTTCACTCGTATTACTTTTAATATCTTGTTGTGCTTTGTTTAATTACAGGTAAAGAGCAAAATTTTAGTTAAACGCACTGCGGTTTTTTCCGTGATACTCTTGTCGCGTTTACTGCCACGGATTTCATGTTGATTTGAAGGAATTACTGACGAGTGTAGAGTAGTGCTACTACTTAGAtaaatttttattcatgaataGTGCAAGAAATTAGTCACTGAGTATTTAGCACCGACAAATGTTCTCTATGTTGTTCCCCCTACCAATGTGGGAATGTGGTTGACGGTAGGTTCCACAGCAAAACTACACaactgtaaagtatttttaacagttccggatttaaaaaaaaaaaaaacaacgaacAGCAATCTAAATACAGTTAAACGGAAAcgtaaaggcaaaaaaaaaaacaaaaacgttccAGTTACTTCTCGCAAGCGAGCTCTGTACCATTTGAGCTAACCCTGCCTATACAGCGTTTGCACGGCCAAATACCATCAGAGTAAACTATATTTCTAAATCATTCACGAAGTGTGTCTATTTCgttgtgttgcttttaattGCCTTGTACTTGAGTGAAGTGTTGCTCATCAACTGAACTTTGACCCACATGGAACTCTATGACTAGTCTTTGcaagattaatctcaaatgGTAACATAAGTGCAGTGACATGATTAGTAGGCTAAAACTGTCATAAGTTTGTACTTCTATGTACATGTATATTaccactttgattttatttacatatactTTCTACTCTACACTATGAACTTCATTAAACCTGGTACATATTATAAACAATATGTTTCAGTGAAAACAATGAGGAGATTGGACAGTTGATGGCGCAACATAAGTTTAATTAAAGATTTGCAACACAAAATAGCTCAGTTTAGAGGTACAGTTGCTACACACCGCTCTTATACATGCATTTTGGCAAAGTTCATCTCTGTCTAATCACTGATATTTCCCTGGGAATTCCGTTTCTCCCTCGATCTCTTTGTCATTGGTGGAGCAATACTGACCCCTACTGGCGAATTACGGACATAGTTGCCAAACAGTGACAGGAGATGAATAACATactctattttcttttaaccaaaataaactaattttggGCTCTAactccaaaaacacaactagTAAATAACACAGAGAACACAAAACAACATACATTTAcatagacttaaaaaaaaaaaaaaaaaacatggcctATGTGCCACATATACATAACAATAATCAGTAAAAAGTTTGTCAGGACAGTACAATTAAAAATCCACGACGtaaatctgaataattaatggtatggatgaatattttcttaatcCTGCGCTCCTGAGAGCGGCTTCATAAAGTGGCGGAGAAACGACGCACAAGTTCGTGGAATCGCGACCCATATGGgatgttttgacaaaaattgttttaaacgTAACTACAGAAATATGCTAAAATTCTATCCAAGAAGGCTCGAAAAATTTGGTCAAAAGTAAGCCCAACTAACCAATCACGTCGCGAACTGGTGGGCTCACTTTTGACCAATCGCGTTCCACTTCCTGAATCCTGTATAAACGCTCGAATCTTCACGAGGAGCTAGCATAACTTCGACAGCTCTCTGGACTATATCGGTGAGTTTACACAGATTCCAGGTTCATCTTGTTAGCATAATGACCACAGCTTTATGAATCCTCTCCAATGTGAGGATTATACTGTATTTTGTCTACACCTCGCTGGTATTGTAGCTACTGAAATTTAACAAGTGCTATTTTTTGTGGTTAATATGTCACCTTTTTTAATATCTAAGATGAATATAATAGAATGGAGATGctgagtgaaaaaaataatccagtgtaatcattttattcatttcagcaATAGTTATACAAGTAACATATTAATGCTTAATGTAATTTCTCATTGTGACATACAGGTATAACAACACAAAAATTGGCCCAATTTAGGTAATTTCCATTTAACCATTTCTTATACAATTTTTGAAATACAAgctttttttgcaaaaagtaaaaaaaaaaaaaaaaagtttaaatttacaCTTTTGGTTATCTGgtttaaatagttttgtgttttctttatttaggtcACCAAGAAGCTGGCTGGTGCACCAATGTCAGGTCAGCAATGAGCCAGGCCAGGTCAGGTCTTGGTGTCCGTCTTTACAGTCGCAGAGGAGCACTGTAGCCATGGGCCTGACAAAAACTTACTCCACAAGTCACaaatgaaaacggcttttcacctgtgaatcatcatgtgccaAGTtaagtgctgttttttttactaaaacttcttccacagttcacacatgaaaacagcttttcacccgtgaatcatcatgtgccaAGTTCACTGCTGTTTTTGACAGCAGGCTTGGTGAGGCGGTACCAGGAGGCAGGAGTGGCGCCGCCCTCCGTGATATATGTGGACCAGGACTGCTGCAGCCCGCGTGCTCAGGGCCAGGCGCAGGTTGCAACCATGTTCAGTGAGTGGACAGAGTTCAAAGTGGACATCTGACACTTTATGCGTCGGTTTGCAGCAGGAGTCATCACGGACGCTCACCCGCTCTACGGCACCTTCATGGCACGGCTGTCCAGGTGAAGGTGGAACGGTGGCATATTTCGTTATTTTTAGCCTCAAATTTAAAATCACTGCCAACAGAGCATCCGCCTGTGGGCTGCTCTTCCAGATGGAGACAAGAGGAGGCTCCATTACCAGCCAAGACACCAGCCCAAACTGGCCCACGGACGCTTCAAGGCTCCCAGAAATACCGGTGTCACACCCGGAGTGGACAGTGTGAAGAGGTGCCTGATCGACCATCCGGGGGGGCCGGCCCAGTGGCCCAGCACCAGTCGATTGGTTGAGGCCATGTGCAAGTCCCCAACCAGGAAGGCTGGTGTGAGGCTTCCTCCTGACAGACTATCACCACGTCCGGGACCTGGTCCTCTACAGCCAGCCCATCATGGAGGCCACGTCTATCCAGCTCTTCGTGTTAAATCAGAGGACCCTGACACAGTGgtaagaaagttttttgttttgttgtttttgttttttttcctaaacagacattttaagtTATGATGTTTTTGTGACTGCAGGTTTAATCGGACGGACAACAACCAGGAGCTGAGCGGCCTGACCCAGGGCCTGACCACTGACGACCGCATCGCCGTGACCAGCTCGGAGCTTCCTGCTCTGCGGGAACCTCTGGGCCAGACACCATCAACATCAGGGGCCAAACAGTCCTACCCCCAAACAGAGCAGGACAAGCTCCCAAGCTGCGGCCAGGCAGACGGCCAGCCAGTGCCACGGCGGTTCGTCCCGGCAGCTCCACTGCCAGATCCTGGGTCAAGACTCCAGTTCCTGCTCCAGCCGGGTTCAGCGCTGACGGGTGCAGGTCATCCGTCAGCAGCTCCTGTCCTCGCTCCACCTCTCCTTCCGCCCCAGTGGCTCCTCTGCCTGCTGCCCCTGTATCCCGCTCCACAAAGAGGAATCGGCGACGCAGGGCAGAGGAAGAGGCCGCTGGTGTGCAGAAGAGAAGGTACACTAGGGAGGTGTCCTTCAACACCTGCAGGACTTGTGGccagccaaagacaaaagactTTGGCCACAGCCGCTTCTGCAGGGCCACATTCTGCCCAGGCAACGCTGGTGGGCAGTCTTTGGAGGCCTGGCTGGCAGAGCAGCGCCAGCAGAGGCCACCATAACCTCAACCTCCACCCCCAGCCccataaatattgtaaatattgtatataaatttgtaaaaatgtaaatagatcATTATATTTACccaaatgtataaaataaaacccatgtCAATAATCTCACCTATTTAGAaagcttgtgtgttttttttattttttaatttccaatttATATTACTAAATACACTTATATATTTTACCATTGTTTATAACTGGTAGTGTGCTCTTCTGTGAATAAATGCTGTTCACAGCATCAGTTTGATGTGCTGCTTTGAGTTGCTTTGATCTGGATTATGCAACGTTTACTGAACAGCAGGAGGTCAGGGGAGGTGACTCAtcacctgaactttgacccctgtgGGATTTCAGGCAAGTCTTTGTGAGATCAAAGGGCAGCCTGACACCTCAGTTACACCGAGGTGTCAGGAGGTTTAAGTTCTCATAGTTACGTATTACTATGTAGGTacatattgtgattttattttatttaaatttgccTTTTGCACTCTGAACTTAATTTAATCTGATACATATTATAAACTATACATAACTGATAATcactaaaatgtttgtaaaggtggaacaataaaaaaaaaaaatccacgaCGCAAAATTCTGACGTAGATTCTGTGAGCGGCTTCACAAAGTGGCAGAGGAACGTCGCGACCCACAAGGTCGCGTGTTCGAGACCCGCCTTCGACACCTTGAGATAAACAACTTCAAATCTATAAACTACAATAATATGCTAAAGTGCGATCTAAGCATCCTCTGTGAAAACTCGGCCCCTTTTGCGTCGCTTTTGCTTgagcggggggggggggcgggCTCAAACTGCACACATGAAGCCCGGACCTGCTCCGTTGGCAGCGATTTTAACTATAAtgctaaaaatgacaaaatatgcCACCGTTCCACCTTTACCTGGACAGCCGCGCCATGAAGGTGCCGAAGAGCGGGTGAGCCTCTGTGATGACTCCTGCTGCAAACCGACGCATGAAGTGCCAGACGTCCAGGCGCACTTGCAGCTCTGTCCACTCGCTGAACATGGCTGCCCTGAGCACGCAGGCTGCAGCAGTCCCAGTCCACATACATCACAGAAGGTGGCGCCAGTCCCGCTTCCCGGTAGCGCCTCACCAAGCCTGCTGCCGTAGGCCACAGGCCGTGGCCCTCCGCAACGTGCTCATTGCCAACATTGGTGCACCAGCCAGCGGTGTTGGCAGCGGCACCGGCCAGCTTCTTGGTgacctaaataaagaaaacacaaagcaaattaaaccaaataaccaaaactgtaaattaaaattacatttaaactttttgtacCTTTTTGGTGGAGTCCATTTTGAGGACAGAGCCAAAGACCGACGTGATTTTGGCCCTGACCTCAGGCAGCCGCGACAGCACGTCCCGGGCGTACACAGACAGCAGCCACTTGGGTTTGGGGAGAGGCAGGAGAGGCGGGGGGCTGGAGAACGTCGGCGGCTGGACGACGGAGGAGTCTGCAAAGGGCTCACAGGCTGTGAGGTACTCTAAAGCACGGTGCATCCACGCTGCGCTGTGCTCCTCCGTCAGCTTGTTGTACAGCTGTGTGACACTGTTCCCCTGGCTTCTCTCCTGGTTTCGCATCAGCACCACAACACGGAAGTCACAGGAGTATCTGCAGAAGACCACATACGTCTGCTCAGTGTCATGTATGCATACGTATTGCAGTAAAAATGCCAGTGAAGCATTAAAGTAACCCTGTACATGTTTCACAGCACAAGCACATTAAAACGCATTGCTGTTATCATTAGTGTGCTCTACCTGTATGTGAGGATGGCTGGAAATTTGCTGCGGTGCCCCAGGTCCAGCTGTTTCAGGATGTCCTCCGACCAGGCCGGGTACTTCTTCTTGCACTCTAGATACTCTGTGGCCAGGTCATACCACCCGTCTATGTCCAAGACCCTGCGGACGGTCTGGTACAGGCCGGCAGCCGTTAGCCTGTGGCTGCCGCAGGCCGGCTGGACGCAGACAAGTGGAATGGACCACATCTTTAGGGGCATCCAGAGAAACAAATGGCAGCTGAAGAAGACATCTGGAGAGGCTGGAGGCTGGGTGAACACAGTCGGGGGCTGAGGAGGATACCACCAGAACTGAGGATGGGGCCTCAGCTCCGACCTCCCAGTTTTCgcatttctgcagaaaataGCTTTCCTGATCCAGTCCTGCTGGAAGGATGGGAGGTGCTCCTTCCAGTGACCAGGAAGCTCTGCAGGGGGCTGCAACACGGGGACGGGAAGGCACGGGGCAGCAgcaacaggagcagcagcagcagcagcagtaacagGAGCAGCAGCTTTTGGAGCAAAATGTGACACAATTAGTTTGTTGTTAAATAAGGATTGTCACCACATGCCTTTCTCAGAACTGCCAGCTGCTAAAGCTACAACATTTAGTGCAAAGCATGACGTTTAGTAGAAAGGTGATACGATGAGACAGTGATGTTATGGAAGAAATCAGTGAAAGTAGTCTTACTTTCACCTGAGCACCATTAGAGCAAATACAAGAAGAAAAGTGAGATGGGATTAGCCAAGTGTAAAGCACAGCACCATAACACATTACAAGCTAATTGACTACAACATGCTGCAGAGGGAGGGGGGACTGTTGGGGGAGTGGTGAGGTGACAATGAACTTTGGTGATTAgggtaaaaatgaaatgaacaaagTTCACATACACCTTTAAAATTACCAATTTGCTTTGAAGAATAATACTCAAtctgtacaataaaataaaagattgtcTCATTGAGTGGTTATATCACAGGAATATTTGTAAAACCCTGTTTGCTGTTTACATACCTGGAGGAAGTTGCTCCTCAACTTGTGAGGTCACAGTGACCATTTCCTGGTCATCTTCCTCCTTAAAGAAatccccagcagcagcagcagcatctgtaagataaaacacaattaatcaCACATCATCATCGGCAGGTTGCAGGCTgagaagagagacagagaaaatggCACAGGGGGCGAGCAacagaacacaaacaaactAGGAATATTACTCTAACAATAACTGGACAGAAGCACATATTGAAGtaaagaaacacaagaacaaggctgatctaatcaaagaataagtcaaactaaaattacaaacaaacacCAGAACAACCCAGGACACTGTGTGCATGACCCGATACTCACCGTGGGTAAACAGCTGTCTCCGGGCAGTGGACTCAGATGGATGTGGGCAACGAGGGACTGCAGctgtaaaaagatattttttactCCACTACTGCATACACtgcattaaaaaatatgaagatcATTTAGTACTTACAGGGTTTGGATGGagatattattttttgtgcCAGCTGTGAAGGAGACAAATGTTTGCCATGTGCCAACAAGGCCTTCACAGTGGCAGCCATCCGGGCCGGTTCTGAGTGGCAGCAgggggaggagaaggagaaggaggagaagtcGCTGTAGAGGAGGCAGCAGATGCGGTGACGGTGTGCAGGTGGGGTGGAGACGGAGCCTGCCTCTTCAGCACGTATGCTTTGAAAAGGGTTATGTTGGTATTCGGCCGGGCGTTGGCCTTCTTCAGGTAGGTGATGAGAGCCTGGGCCTCCCTGCTTGGGTCCTCATACACCTCCTTCATGGATCTGCCTTTAAAGTCTCCAAACTCCACCATCAGACATACGGAGTCACCGGTCTTCTGGGCCTCCAGGAGCATGGCCTGCTTCCTCTGGAACACCTCCACAGCTTCCCCCTCCTCCTTGATCTGGGAGGTGTACTTGAGGAACAGGTGTTTGCTGGCCGACAGCGGGTTgtccttctcctcttctctcATGATGCTGCTGACCAGATACACGGCATAGCCCAGCGAGTTCTCAAGAAGCCACCGGAACCTCTGGCCCTGGTACTTCCCAAACTGGATCTTGCAGTGGGCCAGGACCAAGAACTGGTCAGCAGGATCCCCTCCACTCTGCTTCACAAAAGCAGCAGCCTCAGCCAGAACCTCCTCCTTACGCCCGGCCCTCCCTGTTACAGCACCTTCACTCCGCTTTGCCTCCTCAGTTGGCCCCATGAGGAGATGACCctgacaaaaatacattattttcgAGCTtaagaaatgtaacatttattgatGACAAGAAACAACACATATTGGTGTGATCGTGTTACAAAAATAAGTgtaatttgtatgttttcttctttttttggcgGGGTAGACAAAATCAAATATGAAGCCCCCATTTGCGGCGATTCACAGAACTACTGTCGTTCTCGTCCCCGCAATAAAAATGTTACGCTAACTTCGGCTGGATAAACCTGGAATCTGATACACACTTAGCTGCTGTTgcaaaggaaaatatatttaaacttaCCGATCGCCAAAGTATTCAAAGAGTTACCGACGTAATTTAAGCTAGCTCTTCGTCGTCGACGGAGTTTAAATTTCCAGGTGGAAGGTGATTGGTCAAAAGTAAGCCAAAGTAAGCCACCAGCTCGGGCTGTGATTGGCCCACCGGGACATGAAGCGCGCACCGATTGGCTGGTTTGGGCTTACTTTGGGCTTACTTTGCTCAAACATTGGGATGCTTTAGGCTCAAAGATTGGACCAGTGTAGCAAAGTGGACCTCCCTGTTAGAGCACCTTCACTCCGCTTTGCCTCCTCAGTTGGCCCCATGAGGAGATGACCctgacaaaaatacattattttcgAGCTtaagaaatgtaacatttattgatGACAAGAAACAACACATATTGGTGTGATCGTGTTACAAAAATAAGTgtaatttgtatgttttcttcttttttttggcgGGGTAGACAAAATCAAATATGAAGCCCCCATTTGCGGCGATTCACAGAACTACTGTCGTTCTCGTCCCCGCAATAAAAATGTTACGCTAACTTCGGCTGGATAAACCTGGAATCTGATACACACTTAGCTGctgttgcaaagaaaaatatatttaaacttaCCGATCGCCAAAGTATTCAAAGAGTTACCGACGTAATTTAAGCTAGCTCTTCGTCGTCGACGGAGTTTAAATTTCCAGGTGGAAGGTGATTGGTCAAAAGTAAGCCAAAGTAAGCCACCAGCTCGGGCTGTGATTGGCCCACCGGGACATGAAGCGCGCACCGATTGGCTGGTTTGGGTTTACTTTGGGCTTACTTTGGCTTACTTTGCTCAAACATTGGGATGCTTTAGGCTCAAAGATTGGACCAGTGTAGCAAAGTctaaagcagtgtttcccaattccagtcctcgggcccccctgctctgcatgttctAGATGtacctctataccagaacagctgattcaaatgattgcatgacatcttctgcagccaccaagtactgcaggagcctgttaatcacccaaagattcaatccaggtgtgtggcagaagggaaacccctaaaacatgcaggcaggggggcctgaggactggaattgggaaacactgctttagACTTTGCTACACTGGTCCAATCTTTGAGCCTTCCAGCACAAATAAAAGTGATTCAAAATTTGGCGAGTTTTTATGGAGTAGTGAATGGAGGATTCTTAGATAGCATTTTAGCACTTTATGATACTTAATaggtttaaaacatttgaagctgTTCGAGATGGGTCGCGATTCCACGAATCTGTGCGTCGTTTCGCCACCATTTTAAGAAGACGTTTACATGAGAGCAggattcataaaatataaacccATACCGCTATCTTTCTCAGATTTACGTCGCGGATTTTAAATTGTACTGTACTGATACACATCTTACTGGATTGTTGTTATATATGTGGCACATAAggccatatttttaaaaaagtctatgtaaatgtatgttgttttgtgttatCTGTGTTATTTActagttgtgtttttggagtTAGAGCccaaaattagtttatttttggttaaaagaGTATAGAGTATGTTATTCATCTCCTGTCACTGTTTGGCAACTATGTCCGTAATTCGCCAGTAGGGGTCAGTATTGCTCCACCAATGACAAAGAGATCGAGGGAGAAACGGAATTCCCAGGGAAATATCAGTGATTAGACGGAGATGAACTTTGCCAAGACGCATTTATAAGAGCGTTGTGAAGCGACTGTACCTCTAAACTGAGCTATTTTGTGTTGCAaatctttaattaaatttatgttGCGGCATCAGCTGCACAATCTCTTCATTGTTTTCACTGAAACATATTGTTTATAATATGTACCAAGTTTAATGTAGGGTAGAAggtatatgtaaataaaatcaaagtggtAATATACATGTACATAGAAGTACAAACACAGTTTATGTGTTAGTATTTGAGATTGATCTCGCAAAGACTAGTCATAAAATCCCATGTGGGTCAAAGTTTATGTGATGAGCAACATCTATATCCAATCCAaggaaagcaacaaaaaagatCCTGAATTATAATAGTATCCTATATGTATTGAAATTCAATCTCGCAGTTCTGATACGGTATACGGGGGATTAGCTCAAatggtagagcgctcgcttagcatgcgagaggtagcgggatcgatgcccgcatcCTCCAGtttttcgttttttgttttttttgtctttaagtcCGTGGCAGTAAACGCGCCTTGAGTACGACTAAAATTTTGCTCTTTAtctgtaattaaacaaaacacaagatatTTAAAGTTATACGAGTGAAAGGCATAAGATTAGTTTATTTGcgaaaagaaaataagatggTGGAAGGTGATTGGTCAAAAGTAAGCCAAAGTGAGCCACCAACTCGGGTTGTGATTGGCCGTCCGCGACCTCAAGAGCGCATCGATTGGCTGGTTGGGGCTTACTTTGGGCTTACTTTGCTCTTTCTTTGGGAAACTGTAGGCGCAATTAGAGAGGTAGTGGGATCGATCCCAGCATCCTCCAGTTTTTCGGGGGCTTTTTTGTCCTTAAGTTTCGGTTTAATTGCATTTAGATTGCTATtcgttgtattttttttatccggaactgttaaaaaatgcttaacaGTTTGTTGCGTAGTTTTGCTGTGGAACCTAACGTGAATCACATTCCCACATTGGTAGGGGGAACAACATAGAGAACATTTGTCGGTGCTAAGTACTCAGTGACTAGTTTCTTGCacttttcataaattaaaattagt
The Gambusia affinis linkage group LG22, SWU_Gaff_1.0, whole genome shotgun sequence DNA segment above includes these coding regions:
- the LOC122825112 gene encoding uncharacterized protein LOC122825112, with protein sequence MEATSIQLFVLNQRTLTQWFNRTDNNQELSGLTQGLTTDDRIAVTSSELPALREPLGQTPSTSGAKQSYPQTEQDKLPSCGQADGQPVPRRFVPAAPLPDPGSRLQFLLQPGSALTGAGHPSAAPVLAPPLLPPQWLLCLLPLYPAPQRGIGDAGQRKRPLVCRREGTLGRCPSTPAGLVASQRQKTLATAASAGPHSAQATLVGSLWRPGWQSSASRGHHNLNLHPQPHKYCKYCI
- the LOC122825850 gene encoding uncharacterized protein LOC122825850, with amino-acid sequence MHTVSWVVLVFVYAAAAAGDFFKEEDDQEMVTVTSQVEEQLPPAAAPVTAAAAAAPVAAAPCLPVPVLQPPAELPGHWKEHLPSFQQDWIRKAIFCRNAKTGRSELRPHPQFWWYPPQPPTVFTQPPASPDVFFSCHLFLWMPLKMWSIPLVCVQPACGSHRLTAAGLYQTVRRVLDIDGWYDLATEYLECKKKYPAWSEDILKQLDLGHRSKFPAILTYRYSCDFRVVVLMRNQERSQGNSVTQLYNKLTEEHSAAWMHRALEYLTACEPFADSSVVQPPTFSSPPPLLPLPKPKWLLSVYARDVLSRLPEVRAKITSVFGSVLKMDSTKKVTKKLAGAAANTAGWCTNVGNEHVAEGHGLWPTAAGLVRRYREAGLAPPSVMYVDWDCCSLRAQGSHVQRVDRAASAPGRLALHASVCSRSHHRGSPALRHLHGAAVQGSKFR
- the LOC122825113 gene encoding uncharacterized protein LOC122825113, translated to MGPTEEAKRSEGAVTGRAGRKEEVLAEAAAFVKQSGGDPADQFLVLAHCKIQFGKYQGQRFRWLLENSLGYAVYLVSSIMREEEKDNPLSASKHLFLKYTSQIKEEGEAVEVFQRKQAMLLEAQKTGDSVCLMVEFGDFKGRSMKEVYEDPSREAQALITYLKKANARPNTNITLFKAYVLKRQAPSPPHLHTVTASAASSTATSPPSPSPPPAATQNRPGWLPL